Proteins co-encoded in one Desulfitobacterium hafniense DCB-2 genomic window:
- the menH gene encoding 2-succinyl-6-hydroxy-2,4-cyclohexadiene-1-carboxylate synthase, with protein sequence MTIEGCRYYAEVKGSGPTLVCFHGFAENSGTWEALQLQDCQMVLVDLLGHGRSAKPRSLEPYELPVLLGHLHELMAELGCTGYSLLGYSLGGRIALAYGAAYPREVQGLILESSAYGIGDEEQRALRREQDVRLAQEILDRGIEWFAEHWSSLPLFASQTRLPPEIRAKIRARRLGNAPHALANTLLGSGQGVFPCLREQIPTLSMPILYIHGEQDEKYKEIGQELMDLNPGIKREMIPGAGHNAHLENPVTFAEIVGNFLQELAKP encoded by the coding sequence ATGACGATTGAGGGCTGCCGGTATTATGCGGAGGTAAAGGGTTCCGGGCCGACTCTGGTCTGTTTCCATGGTTTTGCGGAAAACTCCGGCACCTGGGAAGCCCTTCAGCTTCAGGACTGTCAAATGGTCCTGGTGGATTTGCTCGGGCATGGCCGCAGCGCTAAGCCCCGTTCCCTTGAACCCTACGAACTGCCCGTGCTGCTGGGGCATCTCCATGAGCTGATGGCAGAGTTAGGCTGCACGGGATATTCTTTGCTGGGCTATTCTCTGGGTGGGCGTATAGCCTTGGCTTATGGGGCCGCTTATCCCCGGGAGGTTCAGGGGCTGATTCTGGAGAGTTCAGCTTATGGGATAGGGGACGAGGAGCAGCGGGCTCTGCGGAGAGAACAGGATGTCCGGCTGGCCCAGGAGATTCTGGATAGGGGAATAGAGTGGTTCGCTGAGCACTGGTCCAGCCTCCCTCTGTTTGCCTCCCAGACCCGCTTGCCTCCGGAAATCCGCGCTAAGATCAGGGCAAGGCGTCTGGGGAATGCGCCTCATGCCCTGGCCAATACTCTGCTGGGAAGCGGGCAGGGAGTGTTTCCCTGTTTAAGGGAGCAGATCCCGACTTTATCGATGCCAATCCTGTACATCCATGGGGAACAGGATGAGAAGTATAAGGAAATTGGCCAGGAGCTCATGGATTTAAACCCCGGAATCAAGAGGGAGATGATCCCGGGGGCGGGACATAATGCTCATCTTGAAAATCCCGTCACGTTTGCGGAAATAGTCGGGAATTTTTTGCAGGAGTTAGCCAAGCCTTAA
- the menB gene encoding 1,4-dihydroxy-2-naphthoyl-CoA synthase yields MKFAWETAAAQYEDIIYETCEGMAKITINRPEVRNAFRPKTVKELMDAFMVAREDSRVGVIILTGANHGQGQDQEAFCSGGDQRVRGHGGYVGEDQIPRLNVLDLQRLIRVIPKPVIAMVNGYAIGGGHVLHLVCDLSIASENARFGQTGPRVGSFDAGYGAGYLARIVGHKKAREIWYLCRQYTAREALAMGLVNKVVPFERLEEETVTWAREILRHSPTALRFLKAAFNADTDGLAGLQQLAGDATLLYYTTDEAKEGRDAYQEKRSPDFQRFPKFP; encoded by the coding sequence ATGAAATTTGCCTGGGAAACGGCTGCCGCTCAGTATGAAGACATTATCTATGAGACCTGTGAAGGGATGGCCAAAATCACCATCAACCGGCCGGAGGTCCGCAATGCCTTCCGGCCCAAAACGGTTAAGGAATTGATGGATGCTTTTATGGTGGCCCGGGAAGACAGCCGGGTTGGCGTTATTATTCTGACGGGGGCCAATCATGGCCAAGGTCAGGATCAGGAGGCTTTTTGTTCCGGAGGGGACCAGCGGGTGCGGGGCCATGGGGGGTATGTGGGCGAGGATCAGATTCCCCGGCTTAATGTTTTGGATCTCCAGCGCTTAATCCGGGTCATTCCCAAACCCGTCATTGCCATGGTCAATGGCTATGCCATCGGCGGCGGTCATGTTCTGCATCTTGTTTGTGATTTGAGTATTGCCTCGGAAAATGCCCGCTTCGGTCAGACCGGACCGAGAGTGGGGTCCTTTGATGCCGGTTATGGGGCCGGCTATCTGGCCCGCATTGTCGGACACAAAAAAGCCCGGGAGATCTGGTATTTATGCCGTCAATATACAGCCCGGGAGGCCCTGGCCATGGGCTTGGTGAATAAGGTGGTGCCCTTTGAGCGGCTGGAAGAGGAAACGGTAACCTGGGCCAGGGAAATTCTCCGGCATTCCCCCACGGCGTTGCGTTTCCTCAAGGCGGCTTTCAATGCCGATACGGATGGGCTGGCCGGCCTGCAGCAATTAGCCGGGGATGCCACCCTTTTGTACTATACCACTGATGAGGCGAAAGAGGGGCGGGACGCTTATCAGGAGAAACGGAGCCCGGATTTTCAGCGGTTTCCCAAGTTTCCTTAA